The following coding sequences are from one Treponema bryantii window:
- a CDS encoding DUF6675 family protein, which translates to MGFNLIKKMGLMLLAGAVFTGTVFADENAKVKGMVSAQLYEQLVKEGSIADYRYDGLEEFKLLPKSVYSEGLFRTMIKKEPGNFPYTYEGLHLIKKADLLKQGNSGKTSITIDDISKVVRSLSTMEGLKYYSTTRNKEMVLFKKCYMIAGADDKTKVPDQNTGNADGQISYCLQDDSSFGVNTYRLTYHQNEDSLWCNFTILDKMGIGPFRPIHPGKMIINILVIDCGDDILLYLCTDTDSLKLPGIKGQITKSMLARMNAVYEWFKTQF; encoded by the coding sequence ATGGGATTTAATTTGATTAAAAAGATGGGCCTGATGCTTTTAGCAGGTGCAGTTTTCACCGGTACAGTATTTGCCGATGAAAACGCCAAAGTAAAAGGAATGGTCAGTGCACAGCTTTATGAGCAGCTGGTTAAAGAAGGCAGCATTGCAGATTATCGTTACGATGGTTTAGAAGAATTTAAGCTTCTTCCTAAATCTGTTTATAGTGAAGGTTTATTCAGAACGATGATCAAAAAAGAGCCTGGAAATTTTCCATACACTTACGAAGGTCTTCATCTTATTAAAAAAGCAGACCTTCTTAAGCAGGGAAATTCAGGCAAAACATCAATAACTATTGATGATATTTCTAAAGTAGTTCGTTCACTTTCTACAATGGAAGGATTGAAATATTATTCAACTACAAGAAATAAAGAAATGGTTCTGTTCAAAAAATGCTATATGATTGCAGGAGCTGATGATAAAACTAAAGTTCCTGATCAGAATACAGGTAATGCAGATGGCCAGATTTCTTATTGTCTTCAGGATGACAGCAGTTTTGGTGTAAACACTTACAGACTTACTTATCATCAGAATGAAGATTCTTTGTGGTGTAATTTTACAATTCTTGACAAAATGGGAATTGGACCATTTAGACCAATCCATCCGGGAAAAATGATTATCAATATTCTGGTAATAGATTGTGGTGACGATATACTTTTATATCTGTGTACCGATACAGACAGTCTGAAATTACCTGGCATTAAGGGACAGATTACAAAGTCCATGCTTGCCAGAATGAATGCTGTTTATGAATGGTTTAAAACTCAATTCTAA